GCCTGCGCAAGCCGATGGGCTTCAGGGTCTTTAACATTGAGGCTCATGGTCCGCCTTTCTAGAAAATTAGCCACCTTTCTACCATGCAGCGCGCCTAAGGGGAAGAGTGTATGATAAAGGACATTATCACACATAGGAGGGAGCGTGAATCCCGCGTGTGTCAGCATCAGGCAATGGCGTCCACGATCGCCCGTTCAACGGGTGAATAATCCCCCGCCGGCCTGTCGAGACAGTTGGTGCCATGCGGAAAGAGTGGAGGCTGGGCATGAAGCGAGGCTTGGTACCCCTAAGCTGATCCTGCCACCGCGCGCGAGCGCGCGTGAGCCCGATGAGTCGAGTTGAATCGGCTGCGCGACGGATCGTGCTGCAAACTAACCTGTTTTGCGGACCGACGCCGCTGAGGAGCGCAGCCTAGCCGATCACCACGCCTTTCCAGTTCCGCCGAGGACGGGGCTTCGAATGCTTCTCCACCACGCGCCGATCCAACAATGGGGTGTCCCTGTGCTCTATTAATCGCTTTAATCGAAGCCGGCCGCGCCACAGGCGGCTTTTGAAGGTGCCCGCCGGAATGGCCAAGCTGGCCGCCGCTTCCTCGATAGATAGCCCTTCGGCGGCTAACAGGATCGCCGCCCGCTGGTCGGGGATCAGCTCGCCAAGCGCCCAATTCACGTCGCGCAAATCCACCGCGGCGCCTTGCCCCCCGGCGACGCCTAGCAGCCGGTCAAACGCATCTTCGGGAAGGTCGGCATGGAAGGGGGCGCGGCGACGCCCCGAAAGAAAGCTGTTCCGCATCACGGTCCGCATCCACGCTCCCAGATTCGTGTCGGGCACGAACGAACGGCGGGCCACCCAGCACCGGAGCATGGTCTCTTGCAACAGATCGTCGGCGTCAGCACCGCCGCTGCCGGTAAGGCGGCGGGCATAGGCACTGAGCGACGCAGCCTGCTCGATCAGCCCAGCCCCAAAGTTGTCATCGAACAAGCCGTCGATGCGCTCCGACTGTTGGGCGAGCGGGCGGAAGCCCGTTCGACGGTGTTTGAATGCGTTCACCGGACGATCGCCAGTCCGACCCGGAGGCGGGTCATGCGGCGGTTATAGTCGAGCAGGTTCTCGCCATATCCCGTGAAGGCTTGGCCGAAGAGATAGAAATTCAGGTTTCCGCCGATCAGTCGATCGATCGGGTAGGATATGTCGGCATCGATCGCGCCTTTGCCAGATCCGAAATTGAGCCGGGTATTGGTCGTGATTCGAAGCCCGTCGTCCTCACCGATCTCTGCAAACAAGCCCGTATTGCCACGGTAGCGCTTGATGTCCGGATTGTCGCTGAGGCTCCCGGCGTAGAGCCAGAGACGAGGACCGACGCTGAGGCGGTAGCTCCCCAAGGCAACCGAGGCCACCGGCTGCACATAGAGCGTGTTAAGGCTTCGGGACCCCGCACCCGATCGCCCGTTGGACTCATGTCGGAAGCCGCCTTGGCCGCCGAGCGAGACGCCGCTCCCGATGCCAATGGTTGGAGCGAGGTAGAACAGCTCGGGCACGAAGTCGATGTTGCGAAAGGGAGACGACTTGGCCCCGAGGTCCCAGAACATGCGCTGGGTGTAGGCGAAGTGGAGTCCCTGCTCCCATGATTGCCGCCGGTCCGGCGCGGCCGACGGGCCGAATAGCTGATATTTGAAACTGATCTGCAGCCGGGCATCACTATTCGTGCCGGGACCGTAGGCGGCATAGATCGGCGCATAGGCGGAAAGATTGGACAGGAAGGCATTGCCGGCCGCAACGTCATTGGTCGCGAGGTGTGTCTGCGGGACAGACGTATCCCAACGGGGGGTCGCGGGACCGGCGCCTCCACCCGCCGGCGCCGGCGGCGGAGCGGACACGCTCCCTCCTACCGCAAACGCAAGGCGCTGTGCGCTCCATCCGGGTACGGCCAGCACTGCCTCTCCAGCGGCTGTATGCGGTGGCAGGTGCAGGATGTAACGTGCCCTAGTGAAGCCACCGGCAGGCACACTCACGGCGGCCGGCGTCTGCGGCGCCCGCTCAAGGCTGATATTGCTAGTGCTGCGGTTGACCGTCAGTTCGGCTCCGATCTGCGGCGGCAGGGCCATGGCTTCGGGGGCGGAGCCGCTGTTCAGCAGGCGAAGCTCGACGGAGGCGGCGCCGTAGGCATCCCCGTCTGCAACGGCGCTGATTACAAGCTCAATCTGCGATGCTGTCGTACCCGCTTCCGCGCGGGTCGGTCCCGCCGCCAACCCGAGAGCGATGCACACAGCGCCGCCATATCTAATCATCGGTCGAACCCTGCGCAGCATGACATTCGGGAATTGGCTGTCGTTCCGGTGCTATGGTGGCGAGATCGACGATCGAGAGCTTCATTGGAGCAACCCCTTCGATCTCAACGCAGCGGGCACCGGGCTGCGCACTTAGAAGGTGTAGGCAACGGACATGAAGCCGCTCGGCTGCCAGCGGCGCTCGTTCAGCGGGCTGTCCGCGGCGTCCCCGAGCAGCCGGGTGACGCCGCCTGTCGCGCCAAGGCTCCAGTGGGAATCAAGGCGATAGCTGGCGGTGATGAGGCCCGACACGTCCTTGAAGCCGCTTCCGGCACGATAGAAGGGCAGGCCCGAGGCGATGGCTTCGCTCGCGTCGATGCCGAAATAGCGATTCATATGCTTGCCGTTCGCCCAGCTCGTGCCGATCGTCGGGATAACCGTCATCCGGTCCGAGACGGGGAGCGCATAAGAGAGGCTGGCATCCGCTACCACGCCCCGGGTGCCGCCTTCCACCGCCTTGGTGGCGCCCACCGTGAAGGACAGATTGTCGAGCTTGAGGTTCGCGAAGAGCCGGCCACCGGCCGTGGTCGAGACGCGCCGGATGCCGTCGGGCACATCACGCCGCCTGTAGCCGCCGACCAGCGCTACGCTCGCACCCGCCGTCAATGGGCCGATCTCGATGACGTTTACGCCGATGCCATTGCGCAGGCTGACGAAGAACTGCCCGAACTGCGCATCGATCACGGGGATCGGCAGGAACCGATAGTCATCGGAGCCCTGATAGTCGGGAACGACGCCGGCGCCGGCGCCGAGCGTCACATGATCGCCGGACTGGGCACTGGCCGCTGCCGGCAATGCCAGCGCCGCCAGCAGCAGAGTTGGCCATGCGAGACGCCCTATACGGCTGGATAACGTCATGCACAGATACTCGCATCGTTTCGGAAAATGGCGCGCCTCGCCCTTGAAAGGGGTAGGCCGGACATCGTGGCGCCATGCCAGGCCGTGCTCGCGGATTTCCTGTCCAGCGGGCGCGGCGCGCCGCTCTCCCGCCGAGAGCTCGAACAGCGCCATCGGCATCGCCAACATCACATCTTGCAGGTCTGGGGTTTCTTGCCCGGCCTGGTGAGTTCTATGGCGGCCTCGTCGCCGGCTACCGTGTGCTTGCCATCGGTGAACGCTTCGCCGGGTGCGGGCGCCTTAAGCTGCGATATCGTGCCTTCGCTGCGCAGATTGATTGTCACGTCGTCGGAGAGGAAATCGATCGTGACGACGCTATTGTCCTCGCAGCGATAGGGGTGGCTCGCTTTGATCGATGGCGGCAGCGTCACCTGCACGTTCTCGACGATGGTGTTCTCCGCGCCATCCGTGCCGGTGTCCTGTCCGCACCCTGTCAATGTGACCGTGGTGGACGCCAACAGGACAAGAATAGCGGCCGTCGATATCCTGGGATGATGAAATAGCCTCATATGCGCTGCGCTTCCTCATGACTCTTGAGGTTGGAAAAGCCTGATTCTCGCGCGACAGCGGGCATGATCGCGACTAGGTGCCGCAGCGCACCGCAATTGATGATGCGGCGATTCATTCTTCACGCCTGCCGCCTTGACGCTTGCGCCGTGCGGCATCAGGCCGATTGCGGCCAGTGCCTTGCTTCGTTGCCCGATCGACAGGGGATAAGCACGTTGAATCGGGCCCGGCTATACTGGTCGAGCCGATGGCTCGGCGCAGATGCAGGATCGGTCTGTGACGGTCCGGTCCGGTCGTATCATGGCTCATTCGAGATCCCTTCCGCCGCTCGGCCGAAAGCCAGGCGATCGCATCGCAGGAGACGGACAAGGGTCGCGCGGGTCCGATCTGAAAGGGGTCCTGCCAGCCGACGCCTGTGACCCAGGGAGACACGCCACGCGGCTTCGGGATAATCGGCTGGCAGGACGGCAGGCAAAGCCATACCGGAGGGGGGATCCGGTGAACGCATGCCCGCCAACCGGTAAGGGCTGACAAGACAGCGGCAAGCGTTGGAGACAGAGAGGACGTCCCCTCGCGCTCGCGCGACTGCAAAAGGGCGCGCACGATCTCTTGGGATCGAGAAGCATATCGTGATTGATCGGCTTCCCTCCACGTACATTATCCTTTCCAGTGGAGTGAGCGCTCACTACCATTAAGGGAGTAACCCTCCTGCGTCACCTCGTCAACCAAGGAGCGAAATGTTCTTTGAGGTTGGAGCGGCCTTTTCCCAATTCCGAGCGCGTCGCGTGAGTTTTTCGTCCTCTGATTTCGGCCAGTAAATATTCGTGGCGGCGGCCGGCGCATACCGGGTTTCCACCCTGGTGGTTATCGCATGACCAACGCTAGAGCTTATCACCAGGCCGCCGGCGCGCGCCTCCGATCATGAGCGAAGGGAGGCTGACGCGCGCGCGCAAGAGGCGTTTCGCACGCCGGTTCAGCGATTCGCGTTCAGGAGGCGGGGCGATGCTTGCCCGATCAGCCTCACGCCGTATCGGATCCTCAGGCTCGGACGTCTCGCCTGCAGGGTATTCCTGGGTGTCAGCGCGGCCGGCCAGCGCGACGATCACGCGGAGTTCCACGGTCCGTGCGTCATGCACCACCATCAATGGTTCGCCCGAATCGCGGTGGATCAAGGCGCCTCGGCCGACAGGCTCGACATATGCGATCTCGTCGGCCCGAAGCCGAATACGGGTTCCGTCCTGGAGCGTGACGGGAATGAGGAGATCGGCCGGCTGAGTGTTCATCGTTCCATCACACGTGGCCACGCCGGAAAGCAGCGCCATGTTGAGCGGGTGCAGGTGATTGGATGTCCGATGAGTAGAACTCTGGCCCGGGCAGAACGGCTGGTATCATCCGGCCGCTGGCAACCCCTATCGCTGGCGGTATCCCGGCCGGGCCACATTTGCAGCGCATAACATAGCGATATGACGCCGCGCGACCTCGCGATAGGGTCGCAGGCGGTCCCCGACCCCGCCATCGAAGAGGCACGAATCCCCGTCAGCGACCAGTCACTCCGGCGGTCGCGAAGTCGCCAGTTTCTAGCCAGACGGGCTGCCAAGGAAGGCGGTGGTTGGCCGCTGCACGCTAAGAGCCTTTGCAAGTAGGTCACCGGGCCGACCATCTCAAATCCCGGTTAGCAGTGCCCCGCGGCCACCGGATGCGCGCGCCCGTCCTTTTATCGGAGGCTGGCGCTTCCGTGCCCCGGATTTCATCGCGAGATCAGCAACGGAAGGTGAGCGCCGGACAGCAAGGACCGGGTAACGCCGCCAAAGAGGATTTCGGCGGTGCGCGGATGGCTATACGCCCCAATCACCACCAGATCGGCATTGCGCGTGGCCGCCTCGCCAAGAATGACTTCCGCGACTGGCGCCCCCCCGGAGGAGATGTTCGCGATATCGACATGCGCACCGTGCCTGGAAAGGTGCTCAAGAAGGTTGGAGCCGGGTTCAGGACCGAAATGATCGGGATGTCGGTCGCTGTCGACGGTCAGGATCGTCACACGGCCAGCCGCGTTGATGAAAGGCATCGCATCATTGACCGCCCGCCGCGCCTCGCGGCTGCGATTCCATGCGATCAGCACATTCTCGCCGATCGTCTCCCCGTGCCACCCATTGGGGACCAGCAACACCGGAATGCCGGTGGTTAGCAGCAGTCGCTCGGCCGACCAGCCTGCCGGAAGGTCTGCCGGTTTGGGATGTGCCGCGACAATGAGATCGCAATGCAGCGCTCGTAAAATGCCGTCGTCGCCAAGAGCATTTCTCCACACGATGCGAAATTCCGAGCCGATTTGATGCTCGCGGACCAGGTCGCCAAAGTGGCGGGCGGCAGCGAGCACCTTCTCTTCATCTACATGACGTTGCCGCGCCATGACCTCTCCCATCGCCCTCGAGCCTCTCGCATGGGTTTCGGCCGGGTGCAGACTTTCGTGGGACACGCCATAGACGCCTACCAGATGCGCTTTATGGCGTTGCGCGAGCATAGCCGCATGACGACCTATATGTTCGCCCACCGGCGTGGCATCGAGGAAAACCGCGATATCTCTCCAGACCGGCATCAAGGGTTACGGCCCTCCGGTTCACGGTTGTCCTCGATCAGGACAGCGGCATGCTGACTGATTTGCAGACCAAAGCAGCGCAGCGTTTCAAGATATGGATCGGCAAGCGGCAGCGGGCTTGATAGAGCAGTCCATCGGCGACAGCTCTGATAGAGTCGCGCTGCCCAAGTTGATCCGGGCCGGAGCGGCGCATGGCCGGCGGCCGCATCTTTCATGCCGATCCAGATCGCGCTCCGTTCCAACCAAGTGAGCGAAGCACCGTCATACCCCTCCGCGACACATAATTGCGTTGGCCAAGTTATGTGCTGATGGCATTCGACGAGGCGAGCTACTCCTGCTGCACTACATCCCGGCTGCCCATCGGGCCGGATGTCCTTTGATACAGCGATTGCAGAAATCCCGCCAGCCGATCGCAGCGCTCCTGGGAGCTCGGGCGCGTTTCGGGAGCTATTGACTGGCGGGTCGGCAGGCGGGAACCGAGCGCAGGGTTCGCCGGGCTCTCCGCCTCCCAAGGGGGGAACGGTGTAGAAGCGGTCCGGAGCGGCTTCGTGCCGCGCATCCGCATTGGAGAATGGCAGAAGAAGGCCTTTCTCCAATGCGCGATCCTCTCTCATCCATATCGGAATGAGCCCTCACTCCGTTTGTGGTGGGCTAGGCTCTATTGGAACGCCAGTCAAGACTGTCTCACCGCAATCCGCCGCCGAGCGCCCGATAGAGCTCGACGGCGTTGGTTTCCCGGACAAGGCGCGTGGCCAGCAGGCTCCGCTCCGCGCCGTAGAGCGTTCGCTGCGAATCGAGTGTGGCCAGGAACGGGTCGATCCCGGCCCGGAAGCGCGCTTCGGATAGCTGGTATGCTCCGGCCGCAGCATCGCGCAGCGACGCCTGCGCTTCCAGTTGGGCGGTGATGGTCCCGCGGCGCGCCAGCGCATCGGCAACCTCGCGAAAGCCGCTCTGGATCGTCCGTTCATATTGCGCAATCATCGCGTCACGTGTCGCTTGGGCGTAGCGCAGATTGCCGCGATTGCGCCCGGAATCGAAGATCGGCAGCGAGGCGGCGGGCGTGACCGACCAGAAGTCACTGCCGTTGCCGAACAGGTTGGACAGCCCGGAGCTGAGCGTTCCGAACGCGGCCGTGAGCGAGATCCTCGGAAAGAAGGCGGCGCGCGCCGCCCCGATATCGGCGTTGGCGGCGCGCAGACGGTGCTCGGCTGCGGCGATATCGGGGCGCTGCAGCAGCACGGACGAAGGCAGGTTCGCCGGAAGCTGCGCGAGCGTCACCCCATCGCCGTTCAGCCGTTCCGGTAGCAGGTCCGTGGCGATCGTCGTTCCGGCAAGCAGATTGAGCGCGTTCCGGTCCTGCGCCACGAGCGTCGTCGTCTCGGCGATGTCGGAACGCGCCTGATCGTAGCTCGTCTGCGCCTGCCGGACATCGAGTTCCGAAGCGATGCCCTTGGTGAACCGCGCCCGTGTGAGGTCGAGCGTCTGCCCGAATGCCTTTTCGGTATCGCGCGCGATCCGCAGCCGGTCCTGGTCCGCCGCAAGCACAAGCCAGGTGGTCGCGACTTCGGCGATCAGCGCTGTCTGTGCCGCATTCCGGTTCTCGGCTGAGGCGAAATACTGCTCCAGCGCCGCCTTGTCGAGGTTGCGAATCCGGCCGAACAGGTCGATCTCCCAGGCCGAGACCCCGGCACTGGCGGAATAGATGTCGGTCCTTCCGCTTGCGGAAGCCCCCCCGCCATCCGGACCGCCGCCCGGATTGACGACCCCGGCGGGCGTCTTCTGGTAAGTGGCGCTCGCGTCGACTCCGAGCGTCGGGAACAAGTCGGCGCGCTGGACCCGGTAAAGCGCGCGCGCCTGTTCGACATTGGCCAGTGCCACCCTGAGATCGCGATTGTTATCGAGCGCGAGCGCGACGACGGCGCGCAGACGTTGATCGGCGAAGAAGTTGCGCCAGACGAGATCGGCCGGCTGCCCCCCCCCCAGCCGCGTCCGTCGTCTCGGCGGGCTGCGCGGGCAACGCCTGGGGGACGGGCATCGCCGGACGGATATATTTCGGGGCCATGTCGCATCCCGTCAGGGCGATCCCCGCCGCGATGACAAGACCAAACGCGCGACCGGTCATCTCAAATCTCCCGCGCTTGCGGGTCGCCAAGCGGCGCCCTGGCGGCTTCCGGATCGGGTGCGCGGGGGCGATCCTGGCGGAACAGCTTCTTCACGACGATGAAGAACATGGGCACGAAGAAGATCGCGAGGATGGTCGCCGAGAGCATGCCACCGACCACCGCCCAGCCGATCGCATTTTGCCCTCCCGCGCCCGCGCCCCGGGATAGGGCCAGTGGCAGGACGCCGAAGATGAAGGCGAACGAGGTCATCAGGATCGGGCGCAGCCGCAGTCTCGCGGCCTCCATCGCGGCCTGGGCGGCGCCGAGGCCCTGGGCCATCTTCTCCTCGGCAAACTCCACGATCAGAATCGCGTTCTTCGCGGCGACGCCTACCGTGGTAATTAGGCCCACCTGCAGATAGATATCGTTATTGAGCCCCGCGAGGGCTGCCGCCGTCACCGTGCCCAAGACGCCGAGCGGCACCACGAGGATGACGGCGATCGGCACCGACCAGCTCTCGTAAAGAGCGGCGAGGCAGAGGAAGACGATCAGCAGCGACAGCGCGTAAAGCGCCGGCGCCTGGCCGCCAGAGAGCCGTTCCTCATAAGACAGGCCGGTCCATTCGTAGCCGATGCCGGCGGGGAGTTTGCTGGCAAGCTCCTCCATCCGCGCCATGGCAGCGCCGGAACTATACCCCGGTGCGGGCGACCCCATGATTTCCACTGCGGATTCCCCATTATAGCGCTCCAGTCGCGCCGGTCCGAATTGCCATCCAGTGTCGGCAAAGGCCGAGAAAGGCGCCATGCTGCCCGATACGCCGCGGACATAGAGGTTGCCGATGGCCGCGGGGCTGGTCCTGAACGGAGCGTCGGCCTGGATATAGACGCGCTTGACGCGCCCCCGGTCGATGAAATCGTTGATATAGGCGCCGCCGAAGGCAGTGCTGATCGTATCGTTGATATCGGCTTGGGCCAGCCCAAGCGCACCGGCGCGGGGCTGATCGACGTTGAGCTTGAGCTGCGGCGTATCGTCGAGGCCGTTGGGATGCACATATCTCAGCGTCTTGTCAGCGGCGGCCGCTTTCAAAAGCTGGTCGCGCGCCGCGATCAGCCGATCGTGCCCGACGTTGCCGACATCCTTCAGTTCGAGATCGAAACCGTTGGCATTGCCCAGTTCCAACGCGGCCGGCGGAAATTTTGCAACGATCTGGGCGGAGCGGATTTTCGCGAATGCCTTGTTCGCTCTTTCCACGATCGCGGGGACGGCATTCTCCACACCTTTGCGTTCGCTCCAGTCCTTCATCCGCGCAAAGGCGATGCCGACATTCTGGCCCTGGCCCACGAAGCCATAGCCTGAAACCGTGAAGATGGACGCCACATTGTCCTTTTCATCATCGAGGTAATGGTGGCGTACCCGTTCCATGGTGCGGGCGGTCTCTTCCATCGTTGAACCCGTCGGCAATTTAATCTCCGTGAAGATCACGCCCTGATCCTCGCCCGGGAGGAAGCCGGACGGCAGGCGTGCGAAAATCACAGACATCCCGATGATGATGAGCGCATAGACGAGCAGCGATCGGCCCCAGCGCCGCTGCACTTTGTCCACGCCCTTGTCGTAGCGGTCCAGGCCGCGATCGAAGGTCCGGTTGAACCAGCCGAAGAAGCCGGTTTTCTCCTGATCGTGGGCGCTCGCGGGCTTAAGGATCGTCGCGCACAGCGCCGGGGTGAGGATGAGCGCGACCAGCACCGAGAGAATCATCGATGAGACGATGGTGATCGAGAACTGACGGTAGATCACCCCGGTCGAACCGCCGAAGAAAGCCATCGGCAGGAACACCGCCGACAGGACCAGGCCGATGCCGATCAGCGCGCCGCTGATCTCGTCCATCGACTTGCGCGCAGCCTCCTTGGGCGAAAGGCGCTCGTCATGGATCAGGCGTTCGACATTCTCGACCACGACGATGGCGTCGTCGACGAGCAGTCCGATGGCGAGCACCATGCCGAACAGGGTCAGGGTGTTGATCGAGAATCCGGCTATCTGGAGAACCGCGAACGATCCCAGCAGCACGACCGGCACCGCGATTGTCGGGATAAGCGTGGCGCGCCAGTTCTGGAGGAACAGGAACATGACGAGAAACACCAGCACGACTGCTTCGACAAGCGTGTGGACGACCTGCTCTATCGACAGCTCGACGAAGGGAGACGTGTCGAGCGGATAGGCCACTTTGATGTCGGGCGGAAACTCTCTGGACAGTTCCGCTATCCGCGCCTTGACCGCCGCCACTGTATCCAGTGCGTTGGCCCCCGGCGCCAGCTTGATTGCAAAGCCTGCCGCCTGCTTGCCATTAAAGCGCGCCTGGAAGCTGTAATTCTCTGACCCCAGCTCGACGCGCGCGACATCGGAGAGATGAACCGTCGAACCATCCGGATTGGTGCGCAGGAGGATGTTGCGGAACTGCTCCGGGGTCCGCAGGCGGGATTGCGCGGTGATCGTCGCGTTGAGCGCCTGCCCAGTGACGCTTGGCAGGCTGCCGACCTGGCCGGCAGACACCTGCGCATTCTGCGCCAGGATCGCGGCCTTCACGTCGCTGATCGCCAGGTTATAGGTGGTCATCTTGAAGGGATCGCGCCAGATGCGCATCGCATATTGCGCGCCCAGCACCTGCGTGTCGCCGACGCCCTTGATGCGGCTCAACGGATCCTGGATCCGGGAAGCGACATAGTCGCCGATATCGACCTGATCGTGGCTCCCATCCTCGGAATAGAGCGCGACAACGAGGAGGAAGTTCTTGACGGCCTTGGTGACGCGAATGCCCTGCTGCTGCACCTCCTGCGGCAGGAGCGGCGTTGCCTGGGCCAGCTTGTTCTGGACCTGTACCTGGGCGATGTCGGGATCAGTGCCCTGCTCGAAGGTCAGCGTGATCGCGAGATTGCCGGCCGAATCGCTGGTCGACGAGAAATAGCGCAGATTGTCGATGCCCTTCATCTGCTGTTCGATGATCTGCGTGGTCGTATTCTCGAGCGTCTGGGCGTCGGCGCCCGGGTAGATGACGTTGATCGCAACCGCAGGAGGCGCGATCGCCGGGAACTGGGCGATAGGGAGGGTTCGGATCGCAAGGATGCCGGCCAGCATGAGGACGATCGCGATCACCCATGCGAAGATCGGCCGATCGATGAAATAGCGTGCCATGGTGCGGTCAGTTCCCGATAGCGCGGGCAGGAGGCCGCGGGGCCGCTGATCTCGTCACCTGCTGGGGTGCGGCCGGGCGGACCGTCATGCCGGCCTTCAGATCGACAAGGCCCTCCACGATCAGGCGATCCCCAGCCCGCAGGCCGGCGGTCACGACCCAGCGATCCCCAATCGCGCGGTCCGTCGTCAGGATCCTCTGCTCGACTTTGTTGTGCGCGTTCAC
This portion of the Sphingobium aromaticiconvertens genome encodes:
- a CDS encoding RNA polymerase sigma factor, with product MNAFKHRRTGFRPLAQQSERIDGLFDDNFGAGLIEQAASLSAYARRLTGSGGADADDLLQETMLRCWVARRSFVPDTNLGAWMRTVMRNSFLSGRRRAPFHADLPEDAFDRLLGVAGGQGAAVDLRDVNWALGELIPDQRAAILLAAEGLSIEEAAASLAIPAGTFKSRLWRGRLRLKRLIEHRDTPLLDRRVVEKHSKPRPRRNWKGVVIG
- a CDS encoding phospholipase A, which codes for MIRYGGAVCIALGLAAGPTRAEAGTTASQIELVISAVADGDAYGAASVELRLLNSGSAPEAMALPPQIGAELTVNRSTSNISLERAPQTPAAVSVPAGGFTRARYILHLPPHTAAGEAVLAVPGWSAQRLAFAVGGSVSAPPPAPAGGGAGPATPRWDTSVPQTHLATNDVAAGNAFLSNLSAYAPIYAAYGPGTNSDARLQISFKYQLFGPSAAPDRRQSWEQGLHFAYTQRMFWDLGAKSSPFRNIDFVPELFYLAPTIGIGSGVSLGGQGGFRHESNGRSGAGSRSLNTLYVQPVASVALGSYRLSVGPRLWLYAGSLSDNPDIKRYRGNTGLFAEIGEDDGLRITTNTRLNFGSGKGAIDADISYPIDRLIGGNLNFYLFGQAFTGYGENLLDYNRRMTRLRVGLAIVR
- a CDS encoding MipA/OmpV family protein, which encodes MALFELSAGERRAAPAGQEIREHGLAWRHDVRPTPFKGEARHFPKRCEYLCMTLSSRIGRLAWPTLLLAALALPAAASAQSGDHVTLGAGAGVVPDYQGSDDYRFLPIPVIDAQFGQFFVSLRNGIGVNVIEIGPLTAGASVALVGGYRRRDVPDGIRRVSTTAGGRLFANLKLDNLSFTVGATKAVEGGTRGVVADASLSYALPVSDRMTVIPTIGTSWANGKHMNRYFGIDASEAIASGLPFYRAGSGFKDVSGLITASYRLDSHWSLGATGGVTRLLGDAADSPLNERRWQPSGFMSVAYTF
- a CDS encoding universal stress protein: MARQRHVDEEKVLAAARHFGDLVREHQIGSEFRIVWRNALGDDGILRALHCDLIVAAHPKPADLPAGWSAERLLLTTGIPVLLVPNGWHGETIGENVLIAWNRSREARRAVNDAMPFINAAGRVTILTVDSDRHPDHFGPEPGSNLLEHLSRHGAHVDIANISSGGAPVAEVILGEAATRNADLVVIGAYSHPRTAEILFGGVTRSLLSGAHLPLLISR
- a CDS encoding efflux RND transporter permease subunit; the encoded protein is MARYFIDRPIFAWVIAIVLMLAGILAIRTLPIAQFPAIAPPAVAINVIYPGADAQTLENTTTQIIEQQMKGIDNLRYFSSTSDSAGNLAITLTFEQGTDPDIAQVQVQNKLAQATPLLPQEVQQQGIRVTKAVKNFLLVVALYSEDGSHDQVDIGDYVASRIQDPLSRIKGVGDTQVLGAQYAMRIWRDPFKMTTYNLAISDVKAAILAQNAQVSAGQVGSLPSVTGQALNATITAQSRLRTPEQFRNILLRTNPDGSTVHLSDVARVELGSENYSFQARFNGKQAAGFAIKLAPGANALDTVAAVKARIAELSREFPPDIKVAYPLDTSPFVELSIEQVVHTLVEAVVLVFLVMFLFLQNWRATLIPTIAVPVVLLGSFAVLQIAGFSINTLTLFGMVLAIGLLVDDAIVVVENVERLIHDERLSPKEAARKSMDEISGALIGIGLVLSAVFLPMAFFGGSTGVIYRQFSITIVSSMILSVLVALILTPALCATILKPASAHDQEKTGFFGWFNRTFDRGLDRYDKGVDKVQRRWGRSLLVYALIIIGMSVIFARLPSGFLPGEDQGVIFTEIKLPTGSTMEETARTMERVRHHYLDDEKDNVASIFTVSGYGFVGQGQNVGIAFARMKDWSERKGVENAVPAIVERANKAFAKIRSAQIVAKFPPAALELGNANGFDLELKDVGNVGHDRLIAARDQLLKAAAADKTLRYVHPNGLDDTPQLKLNVDQPRAGALGLAQADINDTISTAFGGAYINDFIDRGRVKRVYIQADAPFRTSPAAIGNLYVRGVSGSMAPFSAFADTGWQFGPARLERYNGESAVEIMGSPAPGYSSGAAMARMEELASKLPAGIGYEWTGLSYEERLSGGQAPALYALSLLIVFLCLAALYESWSVPIAVILVVPLGVLGTVTAAALAGLNNDIYLQVGLITTVGVAAKNAILIVEFAEEKMAQGLGAAQAAMEAARLRLRPILMTSFAFIFGVLPLALSRGAGAGGQNAIGWAVVGGMLSATILAIFFVPMFFIVVKKLFRQDRPRAPDPEAARAPLGDPQAREI